Proteins encoded together in one Qingshengfaniella alkalisoli window:
- the recQ gene encoding DNA helicase RecQ, whose amino-acid sequence MPDGSITSPDSLLSSIFGFAGFRPGQAEIVEAVRHGQDTLAIMPTGGGKSLCYQLPALCREGVTVVISPLIALMRDQVRFLREAGVEAGALTSGNTDDETEEVFVALDEGRLKLLYMAPERLASGAALGLLRRIGVSLIAVDEAHCVSQWGHDFRPDYLRIGELRAALNVPVAAFTATADAETRAEITARLFAGAAPRVFLRGFDRPNIHLAFAPKNGPRKQILDFADARRGQSGIVYCGTRAKTETLAQALREAGHEACSYHGGMEPDDRRLVETRFQREDGLIVAATVAFGMGIDKPDIRWVAHADLPKSIEAYYQEIGRAGRDGAPAETLTLYGADDIRLRRAQIDEGLAPPERKSADHGRLNALLGLAEALGCRRRALLGYFGEETTDCGYCDLCDRPPEVFDGTDAVRKALSAMLRTGESFGTGHLIDVLTGNETDKVSARGHDRLPTYGVGCEYNRVQWQGIFRQMMGRDLARPDVERHGALRMTEAAAPILKGEERIELRRNVIDRSQRRPAVKAMVSEEDAPLLSALKAKRRALAEAARVPAYVIFPDRTLVEMAEMRPDSLDAMARVNGVGAKKLERYGTAFLLVIAGDIPQMHPTRRKLAGRAEGSKYDRLLDAQARLARGEAGIDKPLSCSASQLAKLAEARPNDMRTLTAILGEKKAERFGAAFLAVLHDDE is encoded by the coding sequence ATGCCCGACGGGTCCATCACGTCCCCCGACAGTCTTTTGTCGTCCATCTTCGGATTCGCCGGTTTCCGACCGGGTCAGGCAGAGATCGTGGAGGCGGTGCGCCATGGGCAGGACACGCTGGCGATCATGCCGACGGGCGGAGGAAAGTCCCTTTGCTATCAACTGCCCGCGCTGTGCCGCGAGGGGGTGACCGTCGTAATCTCGCCCCTGATCGCCCTGATGCGGGATCAGGTGCGGTTCTTGCGCGAAGCGGGCGTCGAGGCAGGGGCGCTGACATCCGGAAACACCGACGATGAAACGGAAGAAGTCTTCGTCGCGCTGGACGAAGGGCGACTGAAGCTTCTGTACATGGCGCCGGAACGGCTTGCGTCTGGTGCTGCGCTCGGACTTCTGCGGCGGATCGGCGTCAGTCTGATCGCGGTGGACGAGGCGCACTGTGTCAGCCAGTGGGGCCACGATTTCCGACCGGACTATTTGCGGATAGGGGAGTTGCGCGCGGCACTGAACGTGCCTGTTGCTGCCTTCACAGCGACCGCGGACGCTGAAACCCGGGCCGAGATCACTGCGCGCCTGTTCGCGGGTGCCGCGCCGCGGGTGTTTCTGCGCGGCTTCGATCGCCCGAACATCCATCTGGCTTTCGCGCCGAAGAACGGTCCGCGCAAGCAGATCCTTGATTTCGCCGATGCGCGGCGAGGGCAGTCCGGGATTGTCTATTGCGGCACACGCGCCAAGACAGAAACCCTGGCGCAGGCATTGCGCGAGGCCGGGCACGAGGCGTGTAGCTATCACGGTGGCATGGAACCCGATGACCGTCGTTTGGTCGAAACGCGGTTTCAGCGCGAAGACGGGCTGATCGTTGCCGCCACCGTGGCCTTTGGAATGGGGATCGACAAGCCGGATATCCGCTGGGTCGCGCATGCTGATCTGCCCAAATCCATCGAGGCCTATTACCAGGAAATCGGACGGGCTGGCCGTGATGGTGCGCCCGCCGAGACACTGACGCTCTACGGTGCGGATGACATCCGGTTACGTCGCGCACAGATCGATGAAGGTCTGGCGCCACCCGAGCGGAAGTCTGCGGATCACGGGCGGCTCAATGCGCTGTTGGGGTTGGCAGAGGCATTGGGATGCAGACGCCGTGCGTTGCTCGGGTATTTCGGCGAAGAGACGACAGATTGCGGCTATTGCGACCTGTGTGACCGTCCGCCCGAAGTGTTTGACGGAACCGACGCTGTCCGCAAGGCATTGTCGGCGATGCTCCGGACGGGGGAGTCTTTCGGCACCGGCCACCTGATTGACGTGCTGACCGGTAACGAAACGGACAAGGTCAGTGCGCGGGGCCACGACCGTTTGCCGACATACGGGGTTGGTTGTGAATACAATCGGGTGCAGTGGCAGGGTATCTTCCGCCAGATGATGGGGCGTGATCTGGCGCGGCCCGATGTGGAGCGGCATGGCGCGTTGCGTATGACCGAGGCTGCCGCGCCGATCCTCAAGGGCGAGGAACGCATCGAGTTGCGTCGCAATGTGATCGACCGCAGCCAGCGCCGTCCTGCGGTCAAGGCAATGGTGTCGGAGGAAGACGCCCCTTTGCTGTCTGCGCTGAAGGCCAAGCGCCGCGCGTTGGCCGAGGCGGCACGTGTCCCTGCCTACGTGATCTTTCCTGACCGTACGCTGGTCGAAATGGCCGAAATGCGTCCAGACAGTTTGGACGCGATGGCGCGGGTCAACGGGGTGGGCGCGAAGAAGCTTGAACGCTACGGGACGGCATTCCTGCTGGTGATCGCAGGGGATATTCCTCAGATGCATCCGACACGACGCAAGCTGGCAGGACGGGCTGAGGGGTCGAAATATGACCGGTTGCTTGATGCGCAGGCGCGGTTGGCGCGGGGCGAGGCGGGCATCGACAAGCCGCTGTCCTGCTCCGCGTCGCAACTGGCGAAACTGGCAGAGGCGCGACCGAATGACATGCGGACATTGACTGCGATCTTGGGCGAAAAGAAGGCCGAACGCTTTGGTGCGGCCTTTCTGGCCGTGCTGCACGACGACGAATGA
- the serA gene encoding phosphoglycerate dehydrogenase, giving the protein MAPRVLVSDKLSETAVQIFRDRGIEVDFEPSLGKDKDKLLEVIGKYDGLAIRSATKVTDKVLEAATNLKVVGRAGIGVDNVDIPAASKKGVIVMNTPFGNSITTAEHAIAMMFAVARQLPEASASTHAGKWEKSRFMGTEVTAKTLGVIGAGNIGGIVCERAVGLKMKVIAFDPFLSEERAAKLGVTKVELDELLQRADFITMHVPLTDKTRNILSRENIAKTKKGVRIINCARGGLVDEEALAEALKSGHVAGAAFDVFESEPATENPLFNLPNVVVTPHLGASTTEAQENVALQVAEQMSDYLLTGAVQNALNMPSVTAEEAAVMGPWIKLAEHLGAFVGQMTDEPVKSINVLYDGVAAGMNLAALDAAALAGFMKATNPEVNMVSAPVVAKERGIQLSKTTQEKSGAFDGYIKLTVETDSRTRTIAGTVFSDGKPRFIQIKGINIDAEVGEHMLYTTNKDVPGIIGLLGSKLGECGVNIANFTLGRTKAGEDAIALLYVDDAIGRDVVSKLNELGKFQQIRPLKFDVN; this is encoded by the coding sequence ATGGCCCCTCGCGTTCTCGTATCCGACAAGCTTTCCGAAACCGCCGTCCAGATTTTCCGCGACCGTGGAATCGAGGTGGACTTCGAGCCGTCCCTCGGCAAGGACAAGGATAAACTCCTTGAAGTCATTGGGAAATATGACGGCCTCGCCATCCGGTCGGCCACCAAGGTCACCGACAAGGTCCTGGAAGCCGCGACCAACCTCAAAGTCGTCGGTCGCGCAGGTATCGGCGTGGATAACGTTGATATTCCAGCAGCTTCCAAGAAGGGTGTCATCGTGATGAACACCCCGTTCGGTAACTCCATCACCACCGCTGAACACGCCATCGCGATGATGTTCGCCGTGGCCCGCCAACTGCCCGAAGCCAGCGCCTCGACCCATGCAGGCAAGTGGGAAAAGTCCCGCTTCATGGGCACCGAAGTCACCGCCAAGACGTTGGGCGTCATCGGTGCAGGCAACATTGGCGGCATCGTCTGCGAACGCGCCGTCGGCCTTAAAATGAAGGTCATCGCCTTCGATCCGTTCCTGTCCGAGGAACGCGCTGCCAAGCTCGGCGTCACCAAGGTGGAGCTGGATGAGCTGCTGCAACGTGCTGATTTCATTACGATGCACGTGCCGCTTACGGACAAGACCCGCAACATCCTGTCCCGCGAAAACATCGCCAAGACCAAGAAGGGTGTTCGGATCATCAACTGCGCCCGTGGCGGCCTGGTGGACGAAGAAGCCTTGGCCGAAGCCCTGAAATCGGGTCATGTCGCCGGTGCCGCCTTCGACGTGTTCGAATCTGAGCCCGCAACCGAAAACCCGCTGTTCAACCTGCCGAATGTCGTCGTCACCCCGCACCTTGGCGCGTCCACCACGGAAGCCCAGGAAAACGTGGCACTTCAGGTGGCCGAACAGATGTCCGACTACCTTCTGACGGGTGCTGTCCAGAACGCGCTGAACATGCCATCCGTCACCGCCGAAGAGGCCGCCGTGATGGGCCCATGGATCAAGCTGGCCGAACATCTGGGTGCGTTCGTCGGCCAGATGACAGACGAACCCGTCAAGTCGATCAACGTGCTCTACGATGGCGTTGCAGCCGGCATGAACCTCGCCGCGCTGGACGCCGCTGCGCTGGCGGGATTCATGAAAGCCACCAACCCCGAAGTGAACATGGTCTCCGCGCCCGTGGTTGCCAAGGAACGTGGCATCCAACTGTCCAAGACCACACAGGAAAAATCGGGCGCCTTCGACGGTTACATCAAGCTGACCGTCGAAACCGACAGCCGCACGCGCACGATTGCCGGCACCGTCTTTTCCGATGGCAAGCCGCGCTTCATCCAGATCAAGGGCATCAACATCGACGCCGAGGTCGGTGAACACATGCTCTACACCACCAACAAGGACGTGCCCGGCATCATCGGTCTGCTGGGGTCCAAACTGGGTGAATGCGGCGTGAACATCGCCAATTTCACGCTGGGTCGCACCAAGGCAGGCGAGGATGCGATCGCGCTGCTTTATGTCGATGATGCGATCGGACGTGACGTCGTGTCAAAACTCAACGAACTGGGCAAGTTCCAACAGATCCGCCCCTTGAAGTTCGATGTGAACTAA
- a CDS encoding esterase-like activity of phytase family protein — protein MQRGLGGALIGFALAGCALAADPSERLELLGSYHWTGDDEHFGGFSGLEVSDDGNSFTVITDRSFITRGTFQREDGRIASVAAEPLAPLVNSKGERLEGYMSDSEGLAQAADGTLYISFEGFHRVSRLIEGENKENIVGWIDRPAEFNSFQNNSAMEALAIDPQGRPIASLERSGDWDKPFPVYRLEGDRWTQPYFIPRRGKHLLVGADVGPDNRLYIIERKFSGILGFSSRIRSFAFHGDTLTDEQLLIETPTGKFDNLESISVWRDDGGAIRLTLISDDNFFPLQRTEFVEYRLAAKSPHS, from the coding sequence ATGCAGCGCGGTCTTGGCGGCGCGCTGATCGGTTTTGCGCTGGCGGGCTGCGCGCTCGCCGCCGACCCTTCTGAACGGCTGGAGTTGCTGGGTAGCTATCACTGGACCGGCGACGATGAACATTTCGGCGGCTTTTCGGGTCTGGAGGTAAGTGACGACGGGAACAGTTTCACCGTCATCACTGATCGCTCCTTTATCACCCGCGGTACATTTCAGCGCGAGGACGGTCGTATCGCGTCGGTCGCCGCCGAGCCACTCGCACCACTCGTCAATAGCAAGGGTGAGCGATTGGAAGGCTACATGTCTGACAGCGAGGGGCTGGCTCAGGCCGCTGACGGCACGCTTTACATATCCTTCGAGGGCTTTCACCGCGTCAGCCGCTTGATCGAAGGTGAGAACAAAGAAAACATTGTCGGTTGGATTGATCGCCCGGCGGAGTTCAACAGCTTCCAGAACAACTCCGCGATGGAGGCGCTGGCGATTGATCCACAAGGGCGACCTATAGCCTCGCTTGAACGTTCAGGCGACTGGGACAAGCCCTTTCCCGTATATCGTCTGGAAGGCGATCGTTGGACACAGCCTTATTTCATCCCGCGCCGAGGTAAACATCTTCTGGTGGGCGCGGATGTGGGACCTGACAACCGCCTCTATATCATCGAACGCAAGTTTTCCGGTATTCTGGGGTTCTCCTCGCGCATCCGCAGCTTTGCCTTCCACGGTGACACGCTGACAGATGAGCAACTGCTGATCGAGACACCCACAGGCAAGTTCGACAACCTGGAAAGCATTTCCGTCTGGCGCGATGATGGCGGCGCGATCCGCCTGACGCTGATCTCAGACGACAACTTCTTTCCGCTACAGCGCACCGAATTCGTCGAATACAGGCTGGCCGCGAAATCGCCCCACTCTTGA
- the mepA gene encoding penicillin-insensitive murein endopeptidase, translating to MIRRLIALTATIAALATPTFAQQKANQLFGAARSASPHQPAAFGSYSRGCASGLVQLPETGPTWQAMRLSRNRNWGHPDAIRFIQRLSEFAALQPGWNGLYIGDISQPRGGPMLSGHASHQLGLDIDIWMRPANNLQLSRQQRENISSINVRSADQRSVNGNYSEVHRVILQSAAMDPAVDRIFVTPPVKIALCQSATSRDKNWLQKIRPLYGHNYHFHVRLKCPKDSPACQTQTPSVRELSNGGSGCDETLMWWVTDYLNPPKQTQPSKPAPKKKGARDFVMADLPQQCSAVLAAR from the coding sequence ATGATCCGACGCCTGATCGCCCTGACAGCAACCATTGCCGCACTAGCCACACCCACCTTCGCGCAGCAAAAGGCCAACCAGCTTTTCGGCGCAGCGCGGTCGGCTTCGCCACACCAACCCGCCGCTTTCGGCAGCTATTCACGTGGCTGCGCATCTGGGCTGGTTCAGCTGCCCGAAACCGGCCCAACATGGCAGGCGATGCGCCTATCGCGCAACCGTAACTGGGGGCATCCCGACGCGATCCGCTTCATTCAGCGCCTGAGCGAGTTTGCCGCGCTGCAGCCGGGCTGGAACGGGCTGTATATCGGAGATATCAGCCAGCCACGGGGTGGGCCGATGCTGTCAGGTCACGCGTCACACCAACTCGGCCTCGATATCGACATCTGGATGCGCCCCGCCAACAACCTTCAGCTTAGTCGCCAGCAGCGGGAAAACATCAGCTCGATCAATGTCCGCTCGGCCGATCAGCGCAGCGTGAATGGCAACTACTCAGAAGTCCACCGCGTCATTCTTCAGTCAGCCGCGATGGACCCCGCGGTAGACCGTATTTTTGTCACACCACCGGTCAAGATCGCCCTGTGTCAATCGGCGACATCCCGCGACAAGAACTGGCTGCAGAAGATCCGGCCTCTTTACGGGCACAACTATCACTTCCATGTTCGTTTGAAATGTCCGAAGGATTCGCCCGCGTGTCAGACCCAAACCCCATCCGTAAGAGAGCTGTCCAATGGCGGCAGTGGCTGCGACGAAACGCTGATGTGGTGGGTCACGGACTATCTGAACCCACCCAAGCAGACCCAGCCTTCCAAGCCTGCCCCGAAGAAAAAGGGCGCGCGCGATTTCGTGATGGCCGACCTGCCACAGCAATGCAGCGCGGTCTTGGCGGCGCGCTGA
- a CDS encoding YggT family protein, with translation MTSLLQILFMLLGVVKFVIFVHVIMSWLINFNILNLGQDLVRSIWYGLNRLLEPLYQPIRRILPDMGGLDLAPLVALLAVYAIEIILRNNIGLFY, from the coding sequence ATGACCTCGTTGCTGCAAATCCTGTTCATGCTCCTTGGCGTGGTGAAGTTCGTCATCTTCGTCCATGTCATCATGAGCTGGCTGATCAATTTTAACATTCTGAATCTTGGACAGGATCTGGTGCGGTCCATCTGGTACGGGCTGAACCGCCTGCTGGAGCCGCTGTATCAGCCCATCCGCCGCATCCTGCCGGATATGGGTGGGCTGGATCTTGCGCCCCTCGTTGCGTTGCTTGCGGTTTATGCGATCGAGATCATCCTGCGGAACAATATCGGGCTGTTCTACTAA
- a CDS encoding acyl-CoA thioesterase, translating into MYPVIRLIKEFVKFRDASPLGLFDTHISHHRCWPWDLDFMMELNNGRTLTLYDLGRMILAKRQGLLKTLKREGWALTVAGSSVRYRRRVRLFDLLEMRTRLIGWDDKFFYLEQSMWKGDDCTSHILLRMAMTDKNGLVRTDRTREAIGHSGDIPALPDWVTAWSEAEALRPWPPMQDAEHHKSNAA; encoded by the coding sequence ATGTATCCCGTCATCCGCCTGATCAAGGAATTCGTGAAATTCCGCGACGCCAGCCCGCTTGGCCTGTTCGACACGCACATCTCCCATCACCGCTGCTGGCCGTGGGATCTGGATTTCATGATGGAGCTGAACAACGGGCGCACGCTGACGCTTTATGATCTGGGTCGTATGATCCTGGCCAAACGGCAGGGGCTGCTGAAGACACTGAAGCGCGAAGGCTGGGCGCTGACAGTGGCCGGATCGTCCGTGCGCTACCGTCGCCGCGTCCGCTTGTTCGACCTGCTTGAAATGCGCACACGCCTCATCGGCTGGGACGACAAGTTCTTCTACCTTGAGCAGTCAATGTGGAAGGGCGACGACTGTACCTCGCATATCCTTCTGCGCATGGCTATGACGGACAAGAACGGTCTTGTGCGGACAGATCGAACCCGCGAGGCGATAGGCCACAGCGGAGACATCCCCGCCCTGCCCGACTGGGTGACGGCGTGGAGCGAGGCCGAAGCGTTGCGCCCCTGGCCGCCGATGCAGGACGCTGAGCACCACAAAAGCAACGCCGCCTGA
- the yaaA gene encoding peroxide stress protein YaaA → MLVTISPAKKLDWAAREVATTDPVFSEEAAYLASVARHLSVDELRKLMSISEDLAKLNKQRFLDFVAKPSGDVTRPAALAFAGDTYQGLEAASLDVDELTWAEDHLRILSGLYGVLRPLDAIQPYRLEMGSRLKTKRGKSLYQYWGSQIAEALNAQADEIATDTLINCASTEYFSAVDLNVLKPRVVTPVFLEEKAGQAKVISFYAKKARGAMARFIIQRRITDLAGLSDFDLGGYALDRGESSSDTLVFRRDLDTLAKAAE, encoded by the coding sequence ATGCTTGTAACGATTTCCCCGGCCAAGAAACTCGACTGGGCTGCGCGAGAAGTGGCAACGACTGACCCCGTCTTTTCCGAAGAGGCTGCGTATCTTGCATCGGTCGCGCGTCACCTATCGGTGGATGAATTGCGCAAGTTGATGTCGATCAGCGAGGATCTGGCCAAGTTGAATAAGCAACGCTTTCTGGACTTCGTTGCCAAGCCTTCCGGCGACGTCACTCGTCCGGCAGCATTGGCGTTTGCAGGCGACACCTATCAGGGGTTGGAAGCCGCGTCGCTCGACGTCGACGAACTGACCTGGGCAGAGGATCATCTGCGCATCCTGTCGGGACTGTATGGGGTCCTGCGGCCGCTCGACGCCATACAACCCTACCGGTTGGAAATGGGCAGTCGGCTGAAGACCAAGCGGGGCAAGTCGCTGTATCAGTATTGGGGTAGCCAGATCGCCGAGGCGCTGAATGCTCAGGCCGATGAGATCGCGACTGATACATTGATCAACTGCGCTTCGACAGAGTACTTCAGCGCCGTCGATCTGAATGTGCTGAAACCGCGCGTAGTGACGCCGGTGTTCCTTGAAGAAAAGGCGGGTCAAGCCAAGGTCATCAGCTTCTATGCCAAGAAAGCGCGGGGTGCGATGGCACGGTTTATCATCCAGCGTCGGATCACGGATTTGGCCGGGCTCAGCGATTTTGACCTCGGCGGCTACGCTTTGGATCGCGGAGAAAGCAGTTCTGATACTCTGGTCTTCCGGCGCGATCTGGATACGCTTGCAAAAGCCGCAGAGTAG
- a CDS encoding MFS transporter, protein MNKAARKRIWGWFFFDWASQPYNTLLLTFIFGPYVKELLNDGSAAQTIWGYGISAAGILTALLAPLLGGIADRAGPRTRLNFIWLFSIAYVIGASGVWLAAPGDFNVVLVLALFGLGLLGMEFATIFTNAMLPDLAPRDQIGRLSGSGWAFGYAGGLAALALVLMFFAENSETGTTLIGTQPAFGLDPAHREGTRAVGPLTALWYVVFMIPFFLWVREARPSHTIRLADAARTAWPDLKASLAHLPSRPSLFAFLGASMFYRDALNGLYFFGGIYAAGVLDWSVVDVGTFGILAVLSGAFFAWLGGRADTRFGPKPVIVLSVLILATVTLAVVFVTRDRLFGLALPEDSKMPDIAFYILGMTIGAAGGTLQAASRSMMVRQGDREQMTQGFGLYALAGKATSFLAPFLVAVATDLSGSQQMGITPLLALFLIGLVLLLWVKPDGDDAT, encoded by the coding sequence ATGAACAAGGCGGCGCGCAAGCGTATCTGGGGTTGGTTCTTCTTCGACTGGGCCAGCCAGCCTTACAATACGCTTCTGCTGACCTTCATCTTCGGCCCCTATGTCAAGGAACTGCTCAATGACGGGTCCGCCGCGCAGACCATATGGGGATACGGGATTTCGGCCGCGGGCATCCTGACGGCACTGCTAGCACCCCTGCTGGGCGGGATTGCAGACAGGGCCGGCCCGCGAACACGTCTGAACTTTATCTGGCTATTCTCCATTGCCTATGTCATCGGCGCAAGCGGCGTGTGGCTTGCGGCGCCGGGGGACTTCAACGTGGTGCTGGTGCTCGCGCTTTTCGGGCTCGGTCTGCTGGGGATGGAGTTCGCCACGATTTTCACCAATGCCATGTTGCCCGACCTTGCGCCGCGCGACCAGATCGGGCGGCTGTCGGGATCCGGCTGGGCGTTCGGCTATGCGGGCGGGCTAGCGGCGTTGGCGCTGGTGCTGATGTTCTTCGCGGAAAACTCCGAAACCGGGACAACGCTGATCGGCACGCAACCTGCTTTCGGCCTTGATCCGGCGCATCGGGAAGGCACCCGCGCTGTCGGGCCGCTCACCGCTCTGTGGTATGTGGTCTTCATGATCCCGTTCTTCCTGTGGGTGCGAGAAGCGCGGCCTAGCCATACGATCCGCCTTGCTGATGCGGCACGCACCGCATGGCCGGATCTGAAAGCATCGCTGGCCCATCTTCCCTCCAGACCCAGCCTGTTCGCATTTCTCGGCGCATCCATGTTCTACCGGGACGCCTTGAACGGGCTCTATTTCTTTGGCGGAATCTATGCGGCGGGCGTGCTTGATTGGAGCGTCGTCGATGTCGGCACCTTCGGCATCCTCGCCGTGTTATCCGGTGCGTTCTTTGCGTGGCTGGGCGGCAGAGCGGATACACGCTTCGGCCCGAAACCGGTGATCGTCCTGTCCGTCCTGATCCTTGCCACCGTCACACTTGCCGTCGTGTTTGTTACGCGTGATCGGCTGTTCGGCCTTGCCCTGCCCGAAGACAGTAAGATGCCCGACATCGCATTCTACATCCTCGGCATGACGATCGGTGCGGCAGGCGGCACGCTTCAGGCGGCCAGCCGGTCTATGATGGTGCGTCAGGGCGACCGCGAGCAGATGACACAGGGCTTTGGCCTCTATGCGCTGGCAGGTAAGGCGACATCATTCCTTGCGCCTTTTCTTGTCGCTGTGGCCACTGATCTGAGCGGGTCTCAGCAGATGGGCATCACACCTTTGCTTGCCCTCTTCCTTATCGGCCTTGTTTTGTTACTCTGGGTCAAACCAGACGGAGACGATGCGACATGA